The following nucleotide sequence is from Alphaproteobacteria bacterium.
ATAGCGTAGCGGGCCAGCGTCTTGCCGTGTTTGACCTCCTCGTCGGACCAGTCCTTGGCCAGCTTCGCGAAGGCGGGATCGTCGTGGAACACGTTACACAGATACTGGGCGTAGACCGGAGCGTTATGCTCGACCAGGCTCGCCGCCTTGACCAGTTTGACGAGATCGGGGTCGGCTCGGGAGGCCTGGAATCGGTCCCAATGAATGTCGGTCGCCTGCCAGATGCCGAAATCGGTCCAATGCGTCATGATCTTTTCCCCAATTGGTCGTTCTCCTGTGCGGCCGTGTGCGTCGAGGCGGCGGTCAGATATCGAACGGCTCTGGGACGGCCGCGGTTAAACCGTCGAGCTTGTCAGTGACAACGACCTGGCAAGCCAGCCGCGAAGTCGGACCCCGACCGAAGGCGAGGTCCAGCATGTCGCTTTCGCCCTCATGCGGCACCGGCAGGGTGTTGAAATGGGCGTCGTCGACGAGCACATGGCAGGTCGAGCACGCCAGCGAGCCTTCGCACGCGCCCTCGATTTCCACGCACGTCCGGCGTGCCGTTTCCAGTAGGGTCTCACCGGCTTCGGCCGCGACCTCGCGGCGCACGCCGTCGGCGGTTATGAACGTGATCTTCGGCATGATCGCCTCCTACGCGGCTTTTCGATCGGTGTGCCGCAAGCGCATTCAGCTGTTGCCGGGCCGTCGAGGTACCTTTGCATTCGAAAGCACCGGCAAGTCAG
It contains:
- a CDS encoding 2Fe-2S iron-sulfur cluster binding domain-containing protein, which encodes MPKITFITADGVRREVAAEAGETLLETARRTCVEIEGACEGSLACSTCHVLVDDAHFNTLPVPHEGESDMLDLAFGRGPTSRLACQVVVTDKLDGLTAAVPEPFDI